Genomic DNA from Trichoderma asperellum chromosome 5, complete sequence:
GCTTAGCGAGGCTTAGACTTGCTCCGAAAGCCCAGTCCAGCCTTAAATATGCAGGAGATCCTAATACAACGGCCCAAGACAAAGCTGCAGGTATGCATGAGCGTTGTGGTGCCTGGCGGTGGTGTACCAGAAGGGCGCGGTTTTGTGTCAATCACGTCTTCGCTTGCCCGGCTAGAGACGAAGTAACCCTATTGCAACTCTAGACTGAGAAGCTGAAAAACTGGTCTGACCAATACGGATGGCTCCTTGTTTTATTGGTGGAATCGCATGCAACACATTTGGTGGGTTTGGCATTCCCGTCGCGAATAGGGCGTACAGTGAGGCAAAAGATCGGAatacctttttatctttttaatttttttattttccttttcagaCATGCTTCTTGATCAATTCAGAGAGAGGGCTGTGGGATGCGATACTACTTCACTTGCATGTTGCCAAACTTGATCCTATGCGTGTCCATCTCTTACCTGGTATTTGCATTGCGTGCAAGTAGAGCGTGCGAAAAGAAGGACGTATTTTTGTTGCCTTGAGATGCGTGCGACAGCCACGGAGACGCAAGATTGGGCAAGGGCCGCGCTGACGCAAAGTGGAAGGGATGGGCTGCTTAGCTCGTCGTCGTATATCTCGGTTTGGGCAGAGTAGTTTGGAATTCTATAAGCTGGGCTGATCGAGTTGGAGGGATATTTGTGGGCCTTTTGTAAAGCTGTCTGCCATTGGCGCTCCTAGTCCTGGCTTCGGCCCCCAAAAAAACCGTTTGGCCGATGTGAAGAGTCATACCTGCAGTACAGTGCCAGCTATTAGCCTGGCACAAGGGGTAGGATAGCCGGTGGCTCGAAACGGATACCGACTTTGCGTGTGTTGATTGCTGAGGCTCAGCTCGGGGAAGAGCCAGGGTGCGAAAGTGACAATGGaaatggtggtggtggtggtgatgatggcgacgatgatgatgatggcggtgatggtggAGATGCAAGGTTGGAGATGGAACAATGACCAcaattaaagaaaagagctTTCGAAAGGTACCTGGTACTATTTGCCTACTAGGTTCTATACCTTAGTACCTAAGTTGGTATGTTCCCAGGCACTCTGTTGTGCTCGGTGCCTACCTAGGTGCTTCGTCTCTAACCATCACTGCTTGTAGTATCTACCTAAAGGGAATTACTGTAGTGAAAGGTACCACCATCAATTGCACCACCAGCAGGCCGCTCGTGCTTTCTAGAGCTTTGATTCACCTATAAATAACCCCAATAGGCAGTCTCTGGCACCCAAGTGGCCCTTGGCGAGAGGCCCGTCTTCAGCTCATTCGCCAAGTTGGCCAACTAATAATCTTAGCTGCCTTAGCTGTCCATTCTAGCATTGTTTAAGGCAAAGTGGGCATGTGCGCAGAATGAGGCAGAAAGAATGTTAGTGGCTGTGTCaccttttttctccttcgtTTCTTTTCACTTGCTCTATGCTTTTCTCACCCTTCTAACAGGGAGGAGATTGTCGAAATGCCGTTGGCCTGTTTCCATGCATCATCCTAAAAACCCCTACGCCCGTGCCCATCAAGCCTTCCTCTCTCCCTGTAATCGTTCTTGGCCTATACTACTGTCCTTTTCGGTAAGCTGTCTATTAAACATCAACATAGGAATTCGGCCCCATAAAAGAAAGCTTGCGCTCCGTATTGCGATTGGCTCTTTTGCCAGGCTAAGGCTTCATCCTTGACCCTGTTCGCAACCGTCTAAGCCATATCCAGCTCTAGCGCTGCTCCGTATAAATAGGGTGTGAAACAACTTCCTGCGCTACGCGTAAATACAATACAGTATGTACGTCGAGTATGGTGCACCAGGATTCCCATCAACAAGTACTTCGCAGACAGGCCCTTGGAACAGCACTTGGCTAGGATTTGTCCGGCTGTTCGTCACTAGAGGCGGCTCTTGTGGCAATCAAGGCTCGCTTTCCAGCGCCACCAAAAGCATATCTCCTACTATCCATATCCATGCAATGAGGTGCGTATCTTGCTAGCATCCAATCCTGGAGCAGCGGTGCCATGTGCCGGGCCATAAACAGAGATGGGCCTTGCTTGCCAGGTCGTATCAACTAATGGCATCCCCTGCCGACAATCCCCAGGAGGATCAGCCTCCCGACCTCCTCTTCAATGCTCTCACTGCCGTCTGCCTTACGAGTGGCTGCAGCCATCTTGCCGTCCAGGACAGGTGCAATGCGACGTCTGGCTTGCTGCCACGGGCTCGTATGAGCACTAGCTTGCGCCTAGCAGAGCAGCCCTGTTTCCAACACCGCTGTTTGTTCACCCGTGTTGGGATGGAATTCCTTCTAGGCTATCGCCGCCGGACATCGGCCGTGCGAATTCGACCTCGTGCAGCCAGGGCGACGTCACCACGCACTGCCAATCTTACTTGTACGCCCTCTACAGGACACTCGCATCCTGCGCATCGGCGACTATGGACCCATCCCTCCAGCTTCCGGTGCGCCATGCCACCCTCCCCAGGCGCCGCGCACGCTGATGGCTTGCCTCTACCAGCCGGGACCCTGGAATCCGCGCCAGTGGAGCCCTGAGAATAGAGTACCGCAGATCACTCGACGTGAATGGATCCATCCACGGCTGTCGCTGCTCGAGGACCGGCGACTGTGCTGGGACCAGCTCTGGGGCAATGCCATCACAGGCCAAGTTCAGTTTCACGGCACGAACAGAGCCGCCTCGCCGTGCCATGCGGGCAGCCCCCCCATTCAGCGACTTGCAATTCCCTATAACCCCTGGGCAAGTCCCGACACCACGCATATTGTGACTTGGAACCATCCATTCTTTTTCCACGCCCACTCAACAGCTCTCACCGGCTCTCACCAGCATACCCAAACACAAAATATCATCTTCTATTCAGTGGTGTTTCTCATTATTACGTGCGCCATCATCAGCTTGTGCGAGTTCTGAATTGAGCGCCATTTGTTTAAATCTCAGCACTCCTAGAAGCGAGGAGCTTCACTTAAGTGCACTCAGCTTATATGAAACGGCTGACTCAAAATCTCAAAATACTCTGAGGGACTGAGCAGCCCAAACATTCTAATACGCCACAACCCAACAAATATCCCAGGATTAATAAAATCATTCTGTTACCATGCCGGCAGTCCAAAGATCAGAAAGCCTCTTGTATAGTCCCGACTTCTCATCCAGCAAGAACAGCGATTGCTCTTCACCAgccaaaagaagcaaaactaGTGTACAAGACACAGAGTGGTCCGATGTAACAGACCCAGAGGAGAGGAGACGGATACAAAACCGTGTCGCACAGCGCAAGTTCCGTATGTTTCCCCGGCTAAACTCGAGCACGCGGTGCTGGTTCTTCtgactcactcactcacagCAAATAGGCACAAAGGCCAGAgaacagaaagaaagggCGGAGCGCGAGGCCAGAGACAAGGAACATGCTGGTAACAGCTACCGTATTCCTGACTCAGACAATATCAACACAGAAACAGAACTCTCAGGCTTGCCATGGGGCAGCATGAACTTGAGTCTCTTCGTGGCTCGAGGACACGAAGCCGAAAGCCGAAAAGCCAGCCGTCGAGGCGTACACCAAAGTGACGGCTTCACCTCTCCGAATTATACATCATCTTTTGACTCTAACATGCGCCAGAGTGCGAGCTATAGTAGCAGCGGCGCTAACGATATTTATCCAGAGGATAATTCGTATGTTTATGACGCGTGCTTTATTGGCCAAGCTTTTCCCACGTTATGATATCTTAGCCTTTTTCTCTACTTCGATTGTTCTGTACACTATTACTTGAGACTCGCAAGTGTCAATTTTTTATGGTCAAGACactatgtatatatacatacactCTCTTCTGCGTTGAAGCGTGGGCGCACATATCGGCTACAGAAACGGTATTCGGGATCAGGACATCTTGCGTCCTGGACTAATGGATGAGATACGGAGTTCATTTTTCAAATTTTCAAGGGTCGTCAATATAGGTAGCCAAATACAAGGTAGAATTCGTTGAGTCATGTGCCAGACAACTATAGGAGGTACCAGGAGGGCTGCCTTGAGTTGAAGCTGAAGTAAGGCTAATGCTACCTCGGACAAATCAGCAGCAACGCCTTTGCCCTAATGCCAGTGACCTAAAGTCACACACAATTCCGCGCTTGATACGGCTTCCAGCGGCTTCGATAATGGACAGGGGCCTTTTGTGGCTCTCGATCTAGATTTGTCTAAGCGGGCAAGCCGATCATCTAAGCCTCGCCTAGGGCGGCGTTGTGCTTGTATGCAGGATCGCATACAAGTAGTATGTGCATAAGATGCGCCACAAAAGACCAATGCTAACCTAGTTGCAATTCCAATAGACAAATGGAAAGTGGTTGAGATTTCCTCTACTTTCTACAGGGTTCTACCCTGCTGCAAGTGTATTCAGAAGACTCTAGGAAACTTGTCCAAAAAATGCCCGAGCTTCTCCACGAGACTTCTAGAAAAGAATAGTCGTTGGTGGGGGGGACAAATACCGAAGATCGTCAGCTAGGCCATCTTAAGCAGCCTTTGCAAGACGGGAGATCTGCTGAAGATTCTTCTGGCAATGGCagcttttgttttcctcctcctccttgtttCTTGTTTGTTAGCCAATAAGCGCAGAGAAGTACCATGGCTATTCTATCCAATTTACGCAAACTATCATTGCTGCTCTGTAGGTCTTCCCGGACAAACGCTAAGTGTCGTCGGCTCAAAAATGAGTTCGGCACGCACTGCTCCATACAGCTGCGACAACTATGCTCAACACGTCGTTTTGGAGCTGTCCGAATTTTGTAAATGTTGGCCATTACCTCACTGCATGCTAGACTGTGTCCCTGTCCATCGCAGCTTATCAAAGTCCCAACGACGGAGGAACTCAAGAGGTACCCGTTTTACTTGTACTGTGATCTCCCGATAGAGTACCTTTTCGGAGCCTTCCGCAGCGCTATCCGTCGGGCAGGTGCCACAGCTCTTCAGTTCCTGCTCACCCCACCTTCCTTCCGTCACTCGGCAATCTTCCCGCCTAGGTACCTTGCACTAAATGTGGGGAGCTTCCCACCGCCCGGCAGAAActccattatttttttttcaactgCAGCAGTTGTTGTTCCAGCTGCGAGGTCGCACTGGTCACTTTACAACTTCTCAAAAGCTTCAATTTAGCTTCCGAGGACTTCCGCGTGATCTCACAACTGAATATTTATCTGTCTTACATCAAAGCTCTGTTAGattcttgcctttttttaccCAAGCTCCAGTGTCACCATGGGTGCATCAGCTACTGATGCGCAGGCGCAGGCCGACCAAGGTAAGGCCATTAATTCTACAGCCAGCTACACGTTGGagcttcatctccatcctaCCGCTCCTCTTATGTAAAATTTTTTATGAACTCTtccttatatctttttttctagaaCGAAAACTCAAGAAGGAGGCTCGCAAAGCTGAGCGCAAGGCAAAGAAGTTGGCAGAGTCTCTGGagaaagaagctggagacggagaagaaaagtctgccaaaaccaaaaaggttaaaaaggCAGATAAGAACCCTGCCCTAGAGGCACAAATTCTGCTGGCAGAGAAGAATCGTGATGAGTACTTGGAGAAGTCGAAGACtcttgaggctgaggctcaGAAGTTGTTGAAGCAAGCTGAAGAGGCAACCAAGATGTACAAGCAGATTACTAAAGCTCTCGAGGTGAAGCAATCCCTCCGATTTATCTTCAAGAGCGAACTAACCTTGTCCACAGAAAGTAACTGAGAGCGGCGACAGCAAACTCCTTGTGAGCCTCATCGGCGACGGCGGCCACGATGTCGGCACTCCaagtgatgaagacgacgagacCAAGGAGCAGGAGGCCAAgagtgagaagaagaaggataagaagaagagaaagagtggCGATGTCGAGATAGCCAAGGTGGAAGCAGCTGCACCTACTCAAGAGGCCAGCGATGCCGACGAGAaacccaagaagaagaagaagcattcGAAGTCGCAGTCCGAGGCGACTGacggcaagagaaagaggcagGATGACGCGGCCGAAGCACCGGCCggcaagaaggaaaagaaggaggagatcAATATCGAGGGCCTCGAAGGAGGATCCGCACGCCAAGATAAGTTTCTCAGACTCCTAGGGGGCAAGAAGGCCGGCGCCAGTATTGCGAAGCCAGGCAGCATCGCCGCTAGTAAGAATGACTCAGTCAAGGCCGAGGCAGCCATCCAGCGCCAGTACGAGGCCGGTATGCAACTGAAGGAAAGCGGCCACAAACGCCGTGGTTTGGGTGCGTAGGGTTGCCACATGCTTTGA
This window encodes:
- a CDS encoding uncharacterized protein (TransMembrane:1 (o121-139i)); this translates as MACLYQPGPWNPRQWSPENRVPQITRREWIHPRLSLLEDRRLCWDQLWGNAITGQVQFHGTNRAASPCHAGSPPIQRLAIPYNPWASPDTTHIVTWNHPFFFHAHSTALTGSHQHTQTQNIIFYSVVFLIITCAIISLCEF
- a CDS encoding uncharacterized protein (EggNog:ENOG41), yielding MGASATDAQAQADQERKLKKEARKAERKAKKLAESLEKEAGDGEEKSAKTKKVKKADKNPALEAQILLAEKNRDEYLEKSKTLEAEAQKLLKQAEEATKMYKQITKALEKVTESGDSKLLVSLIGDGGHDVGTPSDEDDETKEQEAKSEKKKDKKKRKSGDVEIAKVEAAAPTQEASDADEKPKKKKKHSKSQSEATDGKRKRQDDAAEAPAGKKEKKEEINIEGLEGGSARQDKFLRLLGGKKAGASIAKPGSIAASKNDSVKAEAAIQRQYEAGMQLKESGHKRRGLGA
- a CDS encoding uncharacterized protein (EggNog:ENOG41) — its product is MPAVQRSESLLYSPDFSSSKNSDCSSPAKRSKTSVQDTEWSDVTDPEERRRIQNRVAQRKFRTKAREQKERAEREARDKEHAGNSYRIPDSDNINTETELSGLPWGSMNLSLFVARGHEAESRKASRRGVHQSDGFTSPNYTSSFDSNMRQSASYSSSGANDIYPEDNSYVYDACFIGQAFPTL